One Rhodanobacteraceae bacterium DNA segment encodes these proteins:
- a CDS encoding four helix bundle protein produces MTVSHFRELDVWQLAMTLAKSAYEVAATFPSEERYGLRSQVQRSAVSVPSNIAEGNARGTTRDYCRFVSIAQGSCAELQTQLLLARDLGLGQIASLEQTLDLCDRVGQMLLRLNQSLLRRINGESRVPSPESR; encoded by the coding sequence GTGACTGTTTCGCACTTTCGAGAACTGGATGTGTGGCAGCTTGCGATGACGTTGGCCAAATCCGCGTACGAGGTGGCCGCGACTTTCCCGAGCGAAGAGCGCTATGGATTGCGCTCGCAAGTCCAGCGATCAGCCGTTTCGGTACCGTCCAATATTGCTGAAGGCAATGCTCGCGGAACAACGCGTGATTACTGCCGATTTGTGTCTATTGCGCAGGGATCCTGTGCGGAATTGCAGACGCAACTGCTTCTTGCCCGTGACTTGGGGCTGGGTCAGATTGCGTCGTTAGAACAAACGCTCGACCTTTGTGATCGCGTAGGACAGATGCTGCTTCGCTTGAATCAGTCACTGTTGCGCCGCATCAATGGCGAGTCCCGAGTCCCGAGTCCCGAGTCCCGGTAA
- a CDS encoding four helix bundle protein, whose translation MVEVYGRKILPTSKLRAGTPLHLYLPGPHRGVFNESGLVGHEEVILCEALIDALTFWCAGYRNVTSSFGIEGFTAEILAALHRHGIKRVLIAYDADEAGNGAADKLAGKLLVDGFECYRCRFPKGMDANAYALAVKPAIKSLGVVIRQAEWMGRGLSVVWVLGCGRKAMDEKQSYQDLVVWQRAIAMVPEIYRLLSTFPKAETYELADQLRRAAVSVPANIAEGQARAHRKEFLQHLSIAKGSLAEVHTLLIVAQRLGYLSLAQLEQVESLLSDIRRPLVGLMSSLS comes from the coding sequence GTGGTCGAGGTATACGGTCGGAAGATCCTGCCGACATCGAAGTTGCGGGCGGGAACGCCGCTGCACTTGTATCTGCCGGGTCCGCATCGTGGCGTGTTCAACGAATCCGGCCTGGTCGGGCATGAGGAAGTCATCTTGTGCGAGGCGCTGATCGATGCATTGACGTTCTGGTGTGCGGGCTATCGGAACGTCACATCGAGCTTCGGCATTGAGGGGTTTACGGCGGAGATCCTGGCCGCACTGCATCGGCATGGAATCAAGCGGGTGCTGATCGCCTATGACGCGGATGAGGCCGGCAACGGCGCAGCCGATAAGCTCGCCGGCAAGCTGCTGGTGGACGGGTTCGAGTGCTATCGCTGTCGGTTCCCCAAGGGCATGGACGCGAACGCGTATGCGCTGGCGGTGAAGCCGGCGATCAAGTCGCTGGGCGTGGTGATCCGGCAGGCGGAGTGGATGGGCCGTGGGTTGTCGGTTGTGTGGGTTCTGGGTTGCGGGAGAAAGGCGATGGACGAGAAGCAGAGTTATCAGGATCTGGTGGTCTGGCAGCGCGCGATTGCGATGGTGCCGGAGATTTATCGGCTGTTGTCGACCTTCCCGAAGGCGGAGACCTATGAGTTGGCGGACCAGCTGCGGCGAGCGGCGGTGAGTGTTCCGGCGAACATCGCGGAGGGGCAGGCGCGCGCGCATCGCAAGGAGTTCCTTCAACATCTGAGCATTGCGAAGGGCAGCCTGGCGGAGGTTCACACGCTGCTGATTGTGGCGCAGCGACTGGGTTATCTGAGCTTGGCGCAACTCGAGCAGGTCGAGAGCCTGCTGAGCGACATTCGGCGCCCACTGGTGGGCTTGATGAGCAGCCTGAGCTAG
- the carA gene encoding glutamine-hydrolyzing carbamoyl-phosphate synthase small subunit — protein sequence MARVPAILALADGSIFNGLSIGAVGARSGEVVFNTSMTGYQEILTDPSYAQQIVTLTYPHIGNTGCNAADEESRGIFATGLVIRDLPLVASNWRSEGDLGSYLQARDVVAIADIDTRKLTRILREKGAQNGAIVAGPDATAEQALALARSFPGLKGMDLAKVVSASERYSWNEGVFDLGSSQFKGGSGEFKVVAYDFGVKRNILRLLVDRGCSVTVVPAQTPAAEVLAMKPDGIFLSNGPGDPEPCDYAIAAIREFLAAKVPIFGICLGHQLLGLAAGARTLKMKFGHHGANHPVIDLATGRVMISSQNHGFAIDETTLPANVEVTHRSLFDGSNQGIRVTDAPAFSFQGHPEASPGPRDVEGLFDRFVLLMRDSGLGTRDSGKRA from the coding sequence ATGGCGCGTGTTCCGGCAATCCTGGCCCTGGCAGATGGCAGTATTTTCAATGGCTTGTCGATCGGTGCCGTGGGGGCGCGCAGCGGCGAGGTGGTGTTCAACACCTCGATGACCGGCTACCAGGAGATCCTCACCGATCCCTCCTACGCGCAGCAAATCGTGACGCTGACCTACCCACATATCGGCAACACTGGCTGCAACGCCGCCGATGAAGAGTCGCGCGGCATCTTCGCCACGGGCCTGGTGATCCGTGATCTGCCGCTGGTGGCGAGCAACTGGCGCAGCGAGGGTGATCTGGGGAGCTATCTGCAGGCCCGCGATGTGGTGGCGATTGCCGACATCGATACCCGCAAGCTGACCCGCATCCTGCGCGAGAAAGGGGCTCAGAACGGTGCCATCGTTGCCGGCCCGGACGCGACGGCCGAGCAGGCGCTGGCGCTGGCGCGCTCATTTCCGGGACTGAAGGGCATGGATCTGGCCAAGGTGGTCAGTGCCAGCGAACGCTACAGCTGGAATGAAGGCGTGTTTGACCTCGGCAGCTCGCAGTTCAAGGGCGGCTCGGGTGAGTTCAAGGTGGTGGCCTACGATTTCGGCGTCAAGCGCAACATCCTGCGGTTGCTGGTCGATCGCGGCTGCAGTGTCACCGTGGTGCCGGCGCAGACCCCGGCCGCCGAGGTTCTGGCGATGAAGCCCGACGGCATCTTCCTGTCGAACGGTCCCGGTGATCCGGAGCCCTGTGACTACGCGATCGCCGCCATTCGCGAATTCCTGGCCGCGAAGGTCCCGATCTTCGGCATCTGCCTGGGTCATCAGCTGCTCGGCCTGGCTGCCGGGGCCCGCACCCTGAAGATGAAATTCGGCCACCACGGCGCCAATCATCCAGTGATCGATCTGGCCACTGGCCGGGTGATGATCTCCAGTCAGAATCACGGCTTTGCCATTGACGAGACGACGCTGCCGGCCAACGTTGAAGTCACCCACCGCTCACTGTTCGACGGCTCCAACCAGGGCATCCGCGTGACCGACGCCCCTGCATTTTCCTTCCAGGGACACCCGGAAGCGAGCCCGGGGCCGCGGGATGTGGAGGGGTTGTTTGATCGGTTTGTGCTCTTGATGCGGGACTCGGGACTCGGGACTCGGGACTCGGGAAAGCGCGCGTGA
- a CDS encoding IS1182 family transposase, which translates to MKTSYRPYHPDQAHLLPLSAADWLPEGHLAYFIADTVESLDLSAFHARYAKGGPRNQPFHPAMMVKVLLYGYATGVFSSRKLATRLHDDVAFRVLAAGNFPAHRTLSDFRALHLAELSALFVQVVKLARECGLVKLGTIAVDGTKVKANASRHKAMSYGRMVQAEAELKQQIAALLERARATDAAEANEVEQNLPAEIVRREQRLVAIEAAKRRLEAQQREADKARGRHEGDERKPRHPDGTPKRCKPFKRDFGVPEDSTQTSFTDPQSRIMKQSNGGFEHSYNAQTAVDAERQIIVAAELTDCAADSGQLPAMVEAMERTLGAVPRTVLADAGYRSEAALEALAEKPCEVIVALGREGREQARIDAEKYPHTAKMADSLKSEASQAAYRRRKAIVEAPNGWIKSVLGFRQFSLRGIEKVRAEWKLVCLAMNLRRMAAWA; encoded by the coding sequence ATGAAGACGTCCTACCGACCGTACCACCCCGATCAAGCTCATTTGCTGCCGCTGTCGGCGGCGGACTGGCTTCCCGAGGGCCATCTGGCCTACTTCATTGCTGACACCGTGGAGTCGCTCGACCTGTCGGCGTTCCACGCGCGCTATGCCAAGGGCGGGCCACGTAACCAGCCATTTCATCCGGCAATGATGGTGAAGGTGCTGCTGTACGGTTACGCGACTGGCGTGTTCTCCTCGCGCAAGCTGGCCACGCGACTGCACGACGACGTGGCGTTCCGCGTTCTGGCGGCCGGCAACTTCCCGGCGCATCGGACACTGAGCGATTTTCGTGCTCTGCATCTGGCGGAGTTGTCGGCGTTGTTCGTGCAGGTGGTGAAGTTGGCGCGCGAGTGCGGACTGGTGAAGCTGGGCACGATCGCGGTGGATGGCACCAAGGTGAAGGCCAACGCGTCGCGGCACAAGGCGATGAGCTACGGACGGATGGTGCAGGCTGAAGCCGAGTTGAAGCAGCAGATCGCGGCCTTGCTGGAACGCGCCCGCGCCACGGATGCAGCGGAAGCGAACGAAGTCGAGCAAAACCTGCCCGCCGAGATTGTTCGGCGCGAGCAGCGTCTGGTTGCCATCGAAGCGGCGAAGAGGCGCCTGGAAGCGCAGCAGCGCGAGGCCGACAAGGCGCGCGGACGGCATGAGGGCGACGAGCGCAAGCCGCGCCATCCGGATGGAACGCCCAAGCGGTGCAAGCCATTCAAACGCGACTTCGGTGTGCCAGAAGACTCGACCCAGACCAGCTTCACCGACCCGCAGAGCCGGATCATGAAGCAGAGCAACGGCGGCTTCGAGCACAGTTACAACGCGCAGACAGCCGTGGATGCCGAGCGCCAGATCATCGTGGCGGCGGAGCTGACCGATTGCGCCGCCGACAGCGGCCAGTTGCCGGCGATGGTGGAAGCGATGGAACGCACACTGGGCGCGGTGCCCCGCACGGTTTTGGCGGATGCGGGTTATCGCAGCGAAGCGGCGCTGGAAGCGTTGGCGGAGAAACCATGCGAAGTCATCGTGGCGCTGGGCCGTGAAGGACGGGAGCAGGCGCGAATTGATGCGGAGAAGTACCCGCACACCGCGAAGATGGCCGACAGCCTGAAAAGCGAGGCGAGCCAGGCGGCTTACCGCCGGCGCAAGGCGATCGTGGAAGCCCCCAACGGCTGGATCAAGTCGGTGCTCGGGTTCCGTCAGTTCAGTTTACGCGGCATCGAAAAAGTGCGGGCGGAATGGAAGCTGGTGTGCCTGGCAATGAATCTGCGGCGGATGGCAGCTTGGGCATGA
- the carB gene encoding carbamoyl-phosphate synthase large subunit, with amino-acid sequence MPKRTDIQSILIIGAGPIVIGQACEFDYSGAQACKALKTEGYRVVLVNSNPATIMTDPDMADATYIEPLHWSSLARIIEQERPDALLPTMGGQTALNVALELADRGVLKEFGVELIGASREAINLAEDRELFRHAMAEIGLECPRAEIARSLDQALAAQLKVGFPTIIRPSFTLGGSGGGIAYNREEFVEIVSRGLDLSPTTEVLIEESVLGWKEYEMEVVRDRADNCIIVCSIENFDPMGVHTGDSITVAPAQTLTDREYQRMRDASIAVLRKIGVDTGGSNVQFGINARDGRMVVIEMNPRVSRSSALASKATGFPIAKIAAKLAVGYTLDELRNDITSGLTPASFEPSIDYVVTKIPRFAFEKFPKADARLTTQMKSVGEVMAMGRTFQESLQKALRGMETGNDGLNPRVEPPYDDDAVAVLRRELREPRPDRIFYVADAFRAGMSVDEVHEHCAIDPWFLVQIEDLVRLEREVEQQGMSSLDVERMRELKRKGFSDSRLATLVGSDEGALRQLRRALGVRPVYKRVDSCAAEFSTSTAYLYSTYEEECEAAPTSNNKIVVLGGGPNRIGQGIEFDYCCVHAALALREDGYETIMVNCNPETVSTDYDTSDRLYFEPVTLEDVLEILDKEKPKGVIVQYGGQTPLKLARALEKEGAPIIGTSPDSIDLAEDRERFQQLIEELGLKQPPNRTARTPEAAVALAREIGYPLVVRPSYVLGGRAMEVVYAEADLRRYMTDAVRVSNDSPVLLDRFLDHAIEVDVDCICDGREALIGGIMEHIEEAGVHSGDSSCSLPPFSLSPAMQDEMRRQVVMMARGLNVVGLMNTQFAVQGEDIYILEVNPRASRTVPFVAKATGVALAKIAARCMVGQTLEEQGATHEVIPKYFSVKEPIFPFVKFPGVDPILGPEMRSTGEVMGVGPSFGAAFARAQLAASVAAPAIGKAFLSVRDADKPRLVPLARDLVSRGFRLVATSGTCDALIAAGVPCQRINKVMEGRPHIVDLIKNDEITFIVNTTEGRQAINDSFSIRREALQHRLNYSTTISGARAIVHALDFGAIETVYSLKKLHSELVGHRGPKGTAGTRKEAQES; translated from the coding sequence ATGCCCAAGCGTACCGACATCCAATCCATCCTCATCATCGGCGCTGGCCCGATTGTCATCGGACAGGCGTGTGAGTTCGATTACTCCGGGGCGCAGGCTTGCAAGGCGCTGAAGACGGAGGGCTACCGGGTGGTGCTGGTCAACAGCAACCCGGCGACCATCATGACCGATCCGGACATGGCCGATGCCACCTATATCGAGCCGCTGCACTGGTCGTCGCTGGCCCGGATCATCGAGCAGGAGCGCCCCGATGCGCTGTTGCCGACCATGGGCGGGCAGACGGCGCTGAATGTGGCGCTGGAGCTGGCGGATCGCGGGGTGCTGAAGGAGTTTGGGGTCGAGCTGATCGGGGCTTCGCGGGAGGCGATCAACCTGGCCGAGGATCGCGAGCTGTTCCGTCATGCGATGGCCGAGATCGGGCTGGAATGTCCGCGGGCGGAAATCGCGCGATCACTGGATCAGGCGCTGGCGGCGCAGTTGAAGGTGGGTTTCCCGACCATCATCCGGCCCTCGTTCACTCTGGGTGGTTCCGGTGGCGGCATTGCCTACAACCGCGAGGAGTTTGTCGAGATCGTCAGCCGCGGTCTGGATCTGTCGCCGACTACCGAAGTGCTGATCGAAGAGAGCGTGCTCGGCTGGAAAGAGTACGAGATGGAGGTGGTGCGTGACCGCGCCGACAACTGCATCATCGTCTGCTCGATCGAGAACTTCGATCCGATGGGCGTGCACACCGGCGATTCGATCACGGTGGCGCCGGCGCAGACGCTGACCGATCGCGAGTACCAGCGCATGCGCGATGCCTCGATCGCGGTCTTGCGCAAGATCGGCGTCGATACCGGTGGCTCCAACGTGCAGTTCGGCATCAATGCCCGGGACGGGCGCATGGTGGTCATCGAGATGAACCCGCGGGTGTCGCGGTCCTCGGCGCTGGCTTCGAAGGCCACCGGTTTTCCGATTGCCAAGATCGCGGCGAAGCTGGCGGTCGGCTACACCCTGGACGAGTTGCGCAATGACATCACCTCGGGTCTGACGCCGGCCTCCTTCGAGCCCAGCATCGACTATGTGGTGACCAAGATTCCGCGCTTCGCCTTCGAGAAGTTCCCGAAGGCCGACGCCCGCCTGACCACGCAGATGAAATCGGTGGGCGAGGTCATGGCCATGGGGCGCACCTTCCAGGAGTCGCTGCAGAAAGCGCTGCGCGGCATGGAAACCGGCAACGATGGCCTCAATCCGCGCGTAGAGCCGCCCTACGACGACGATGCGGTGGCGGTGCTGCGGCGCGAGCTGCGTGAGCCGCGTCCGGACCGCATCTTCTATGTCGCCGATGCCTTCCGCGCCGGCATGAGCGTGGATGAGGTCCATGAACATTGTGCCATCGACCCCTGGTTCCTGGTGCAGATCGAGGATCTGGTGCGGCTGGAACGCGAGGTCGAACAGCAGGGCATGAGCTCGCTGGATGTCGAACGCATGCGCGAACTCAAGCGCAAGGGATTTTCCGATTCGCGGCTGGCCACCCTGGTGGGAAGCGACGAGGGCGCGCTGCGGCAGCTGCGACGCGCTCTGGGCGTGCGCCCGGTGTACAAGCGGGTGGATTCCTGCGCCGCCGAATTCTCGACCAGCACCGCTTATCTGTATTCCACCTACGAGGAAGAATGCGAAGCGGCGCCGACCAGCAACAACAAGATCGTGGTGCTGGGTGGCGGCCCCAATCGCATCGGTCAGGGCATCGAGTTCGACTATTGCTGTGTGCATGCGGCGCTGGCGCTGCGTGAGGATGGCTATGAGACGATCATGGTCAACTGCAATCCGGAGACCGTGTCCACCGACTACGACACCTCGGATCGCCTGTATTTCGAGCCGGTGACGCTGGAAGATGTGCTCGAGATTCTCGACAAGGAAAAGCCCAAGGGTGTGATCGTGCAGTATGGCGGTCAGACCCCGCTGAAACTGGCGCGGGCGCTGGAGAAGGAAGGCGCGCCGATCATCGGTACCTCGCCCGATTCCATCGATCTGGCCGAAGACCGCGAGCGTTTCCAGCAGCTGATCGAAGAGCTGGGCCTGAAGCAGCCGCCCAATCGCACCGCGCGTACGCCGGAGGCGGCAGTGGCGCTGGCGCGCGAGATCGGCTATCCGCTGGTGGTACGGCCGTCCTATGTGCTCGGCGGTCGGGCCATGGAAGTGGTGTATGCCGAGGCCGATCTGCGCCGCTACATGACCGATGCCGTGCGCGTATCGAATGACTCACCGGTGCTGCTGGACCGCTTTCTCGATCACGCCATCGAAGTCGATGTCGATTGCATCTGTGACGGTCGCGAGGCCCTGATCGGCGGCATCATGGAACACATCGAGGAGGCTGGCGTGCACTCCGGCGATTCCTCCTGCTCGCTGCCGCCGTTCTCGCTGTCGCCGGCGATGCAGGACGAGATGCGCCGGCAGGTGGTGATGATGGCGCGCGGGCTGAATGTGGTCGGCCTGATGAACACCCAGTTTGCGGTGCAGGGCGAGGACATCTACATCCTCGAAGTGAATCCCCGCGCCTCGCGCACGGTGCCCTTCGTCGCCAAGGCCACTGGCGTGGCCCTGGCCAAGATCGCGGCGCGCTGCATGGTCGGGCAGACCCTGGAAGAGCAGGGCGCCACCCACGAGGTCATCCCCAAGTATTTCTCGGTGAAGGAACCGATCTTCCCCTTCGTCAAGTTTCCGGGTGTCGATCCCATCCTCGGCCCGGAAATGCGCTCCACCGGCGAAGTCATGGGTGTCGGACCTTCCTTCGGGGCGGCGTTCGCCCGCGCCCAGCTGGCGGCGAGCGTGGCGGCGCCAGCGATCGGCAAGGCCTTTCTCTCGGTGCGCGATGCCGACAAGCCGCGCCTCGTGCCGCTGGCGCGCGATCTGGTGTCGCGTGGATTCCGTCTGGTGGCCACCAGCGGCACCTGCGATGCGCTGATCGCGGCCGGTGTGCCCTGTCAGCGCATCAACAAGGTCATGGAAGGGCGGCCGCACATCGTTGATCTGATCAAGAACGATGAGATCACCTTCATCGTCAACACTACCGAGGGGCGTCAGGCCATCAACGACTCCTTCTCGATCCGGCGCGAAGCGCTGCAACATCGATTGAACTACTCGACCACGATTTCCGGCGCCCGTGCGATAGTGCACGCGCTGGATTTTGGCGCCATCGAGACGGTTTATTCGCTCAAGAAGCTACATAGTGAACTGGTTGGCCACCGTGGACCCAAGGGCACGGCTGGCACCCGCAAGGAAGCACAGGAATCATGA